One stretch of Zingiber officinale cultivar Zhangliang chromosome 6B, Zo_v1.1, whole genome shotgun sequence DNA includes these proteins:
- the LOC121991286 gene encoding beta-1,3-galactosyltransferase pvg3-like, with protein sequence MSFVPLLPNVRVLLGVITIPNAYERRSIVRNAYLLQQSNINEGNTVDVRFVFCNLSTEEERVLVAMEIMVFNDIIILNCTENMNEGKMYTYFSSLPSMFGRGKYDYVVKTDDDTYFRLDNLIQTLIKAPKEEVYLGLLVPHVETVEFMSGMGYILSWDMVEWISRSEMVRNHTAGPEDVVTAKWLEAGGRGKNKIDVKPRMYDFPEEPFEWFRHDFIPDTLAVHKLKDATRWAKTLRYFNVTNGLVKPSKFLL encoded by the exons ATGTCCTTTGTACCGTTACTCCCTAATGTTCGTGTGCTCCTCGGTGTCATCACAATACCTAATGCCTACGAGCGGCGTAGCATAGTCCGCAATGCCTACCTTCTCCAACAGTCGAACATCAACGAAGGTAATACCGTCGATGTTCGATTTGTATTTTGCAATTTGAGCACGGAGGAGGAGCGGGTGCTAGTGGCGATGGAAATTATGGTGTTCAACGATATCATCATCCTCAATTGCACCGAGAACATGAACGAGGGAAAGATGTACACCTATTTCTCTAGCCTTCCCTCTATGTTTGGCAGGGGTAAGTACGACTACGTGGTGAAGACCGACGATGACACTTACTTTCGACTCGATAACTTGATCCAAACACTCATCAAAGCACCCAAGGAAGAG GTGTACTTAGGACTTTTAGTCCCACATGTGGAAACGGTAGAGTTCATGTCGGGAATGGGCTATATATTATCGTGGGACATGGTGGAATGGATCTCGAGGTCAGAGATGGTTCGGAACCACACGGCTGGACCCGAGGACGTCGTCACGGCCAAGTGGCTCGAGGCCGGTGGACGGGGAAAAAACAAGATCGACGTGAAGCCGAGAATGTACGACTTTCCGGAGGAGCCATTTGAATGGTTTCGCCACGACTTCATTCCCGATACCCTGGCGGTGCACAAGCTCAAGGACGCAACTCGCTGGGCCAAAACGCTGCGCTACTTCAACGTCACTAATGGCCTCGTTAAGCCTTCTAAATTCCtcctatag
- the LOC121990477 gene encoding auxin-responsive protein IAA33-like: MSRHEGHSMHDAQLSLSAAAAADDVASKIVPPVTVVLEGRCICHRIRLHEHSGYESLAEALHRMFVVDVNESYGHGHEEKEGRLDLSNAVPGHVVAYEDMEDDLLLVGDLQWNDFVRVAKRIRIIPAKRSSRGKH; the protein is encoded by the exons ATGAGCAGGCACGAGGGGCACAGCATGCATGATGCGCAACTGAGCTTatcggccgccgccgccgccgacgaTGTCGCCTCGAAGATCGTCCCCCCGGTGACTGTCGTCCTCGAGGGGCGATGCATCTGCCACCGCATTCGCCTACACGAACACTCGGGTTACGAGAGCTTGGCCGAGGCTTTGCACCGTATGTTCGTCGTGGACGTGAACGAGAGCTACGGCCATGGGCACGAAGAGAAGGAAGGGCGGCTTGACCTCTCCAACGCAGTCCCTGGCCATGTGGTGGCATATGAGGACATGGAGGATGACCTTCTCCTTGTCGGGGATCTTCAATGGAA TGATTTCGTAAGGGTGGCCAAGAGAATACGAATTATCCCTGCGAAGAGAAGTAGTCGTGGGAAGCATTGA